The following coding sequences are from one Streptomyces sp. NBC_01485 window:
- a CDS encoding DUF1707 SHOCT-like domain-containing protein, whose product MTDDDAVPGLPDAVPGPSDAVPGPSDLRASDADRERVSEVLRDALAEGRLDMVEFEERLDQTYKARTYGELAPITRDLPVAGVVPPPVVSLSKEPSEEGSWTGRIVGGEGTSSWAVAVMSGFQRKGRWTVPRRFTCVAFWGGGEIDLREADFAAGEVEINCVAIMGGVQITVPPGVEVVVRGIGVMGGFDQGDTGVRGDPGAPRVVVTGFAFWGGVGVERKKTRAARRQEKLDRKAEMREARSNFRDEIHGAHQRMLDSHKDLLRGIGHGPQGERQERRERRYEE is encoded by the coding sequence ATGACCGACGACGACGCAGTCCCGGGTCTCCCCGACGCGGTCCCGGGTCCCTCTGACGCAGTCCCGGGTCCCTCCGACCTCCGCGCCTCCGACGCCGACCGTGAGCGGGTCAGCGAGGTCCTGCGGGACGCCCTCGCCGAGGGCCGTCTCGACATGGTGGAGTTCGAGGAGCGGCTGGACCAGACGTACAAGGCGCGCACGTACGGCGAGTTGGCGCCGATCACCCGGGACCTGCCGGTCGCCGGGGTCGTGCCGCCGCCGGTGGTGTCGCTGAGCAAGGAGCCGTCGGAGGAGGGGAGTTGGACCGGGCGGATCGTGGGCGGCGAGGGGACGTCGTCCTGGGCCGTGGCCGTCATGTCGGGCTTCCAGCGCAAGGGCCGCTGGACGGTTCCCCGGCGCTTCACCTGCGTCGCCTTCTGGGGCGGCGGGGAGATCGACCTGCGCGAGGCGGACTTCGCCGCCGGTGAGGTCGAGATCAACTGCGTGGCGATCATGGGCGGGGTGCAGATCACCGTGCCGCCGGGCGTCGAGGTGGTCGTCCGCGGCATCGGCGTGATGGGCGGCTTCGACCAGGGGGACACGGGCGTCCGGGGAGACCCGGGGGCGCCGCGGGTGGTCGTCACCGGGTTCGCCTTCTGGGGCGGGGTCGGGGTGGAGCGCAAGAAGACGCGGGCGGCGCGTCGGCAGGAGAAGCTGGATCGCAAGGCGGAGATGCGCGAAGCGCGCTCCAACTTCCGGGACGAGATCCACGGCGCGCACCAGCGGATGCTGGACAGCCACAAGGACCTGCTGCGGGGAATCGGACACGGGCCTCAGGGGGAACGGCAGGAGCGGCGGGAACGGCGCTACGAGGAGTAG
- the rdgB gene encoding RdgB/HAM1 family non-canonical purine NTP pyrophosphatase, translated as MTRLILATRNAGKITELRAILADAGLPHDLVGADAYPDVPDVKETGVTFAENALLKAHALARATGLPAVADDSGLCVDVLNGAPGIFSARWSGTHGDDRANLDLLLAQLSDIADDHRAAHFACAAALALPDGTERVVEGRLHGTLRHTPTGTNGFGYDPILQPDGETRTCAELTAAEKNAISHRGKAFRGLVPVVRELLG; from the coding sequence ATGACCCGCCTGATCCTCGCCACCCGCAACGCCGGAAAGATCACCGAACTCAGGGCGATCCTCGCCGACGCAGGCCTGCCCCACGACCTCGTCGGCGCGGACGCCTACCCCGACGTCCCCGACGTCAAGGAAACGGGCGTGACGTTCGCCGAGAACGCCCTCCTCAAAGCCCACGCCCTGGCCCGCGCGACGGGCCTCCCGGCGGTCGCCGACGACTCGGGCCTCTGCGTGGACGTTCTGAACGGCGCCCCCGGCATCTTCTCCGCCCGCTGGTCGGGCACCCACGGCGACGACCGGGCGAACCTGGACCTGCTCCTCGCCCAGCTCTCCGACATCGCGGACGACCACCGCGCCGCCCACTTCGCCTGCGCGGCGGCCCTGGCCCTCCCGGACGGCACGGAGCGAGTCGTCGAGGGCCGGCTGCACGGCACACTCCGCCACACCCCCACCGGCACGAACGGCTTCGGCTACGACCCGATCCTCCAGCCGGACGGCGAGACGCGCACCTGCGCGGAACTGACGGCAGCCGAGAAAAACGCGATCAGCCACCGCGGCAAGGCGTTCCGGGGACTGGTGCCGGTGGTGCGGGAACTGTTGGGCTGA
- a CDS encoding ABC transporter permease, with the protein MGSARLYAAVAAGGFRRYATYRVATAAGVFTNTVFGLILVYTYLALWDERPHLGGYDQAQAVTYVWLGQALYATLAIQGGGFETDLMERIRTGDVAIDLYRPADLQLWWLAGDLGRALFQLIGRGVIPFAVGTLLFPTALPDDPVVWLALLVAIVLAMVVSFAIRFLVAMSGFWLLDGTGALQMLMVTGMFCGGMALPLNAFPGALGDVVQALPWAALLQMPADLLMGEADPLPVFAFQAAWAVALLALGRLVQGAATRRVVVQGG; encoded by the coding sequence TTGGGATCGGCGCGGTTGTACGCGGCCGTCGCGGCGGGGGGTTTCAGAAGGTACGCGACCTACCGGGTGGCCACGGCGGCGGGGGTGTTCACCAACACCGTTTTCGGCCTGATCCTCGTCTACACATACCTGGCGTTGTGGGACGAGCGGCCGCACCTCGGGGGCTACGACCAGGCACAGGCGGTCACCTATGTGTGGCTGGGGCAGGCGCTGTACGCGACGCTGGCGATCCAGGGCGGCGGTTTCGAGACCGACCTCATGGAGCGTATTCGCACGGGCGACGTCGCCATCGACCTGTACCGGCCGGCCGACCTCCAACTGTGGTGGCTGGCAGGGGACTTGGGGCGGGCGCTGTTCCAGTTGATCGGGCGGGGGGTGATTCCGTTCGCGGTCGGGACGCTGCTGTTCCCGACGGCGCTGCCGGACGATCCGGTGGTGTGGCTGGCGCTGCTGGTGGCGATCGTGCTGGCGATGGTGGTCAGTTTCGCGATCCGGTTCCTGGTGGCGATGAGCGGGTTCTGGCTGCTGGACGGCACGGGCGCGTTGCAGATGCTGATGGTCACGGGCATGTTCTGCGGCGGGATGGCGCTGCCGCTGAACGCGTTCCCGGGGGCGCTCGGCGACGTCGTACAGGCGCTGCCGTGGGCGGCGCTGCTGCAGATGCCGGCGGACCTGCTGATGGGGGAGGCCGATCCGCTGCCGGTCTTCGCGTTCCAGGCGGCGTGGGCGGTGGCGCTGCTGGCGCTGGGGCGGCTGGTGCAGGGCGCGGCGACCCGACGGGTGGTGGTCCAGGGTGGGTGA
- the bcp gene encoding thioredoxin-dependent thiol peroxidase, with the protein MSERLQPGDVAPAFTLPDADGNEVSLSDHKGRKVIVYFYPAALTPGCTKQACDFTDNLDLLTGAGYDVIGISPDTPEKLGKFRDKESLKVTLLADPDKTALDAYAAFGEKKNYGKTYLGVIRSTFVVDEQGKIEHALYNVRATGHVAKIIKDLGI; encoded by the coding sequence ATGAGCGAGCGACTCCAGCCCGGGGACGTGGCCCCGGCCTTCACCCTCCCCGACGCCGACGGCAACGAGGTGTCCCTGTCGGACCACAAGGGCCGCAAGGTCATCGTCTACTTCTACCCGGCCGCCCTGACCCCCGGCTGCACGAAGCAGGCCTGCGACTTCACCGACAACCTCGACCTGCTGACCGGCGCCGGGTACGACGTCATCGGCATCTCCCCCGACACCCCCGAGAAGCTGGGCAAGTTCCGCGACAAGGAGTCCCTGAAGGTCACCCTCCTGGCCGACCCCGACAAGACCGCCCTCGACGCGTACGCCGCCTTCGGCGAGAAGAAGAACTACGGCAAGACGTACCTGGGCGTCATCCGCTCCACGTTCGTCGTCGACGAACAGGGCAAGATCGAACACGCCCTGTACAACGTCCGAGCAACCGGCCACGTCGCCAAAATCATCAAGGACCTGGGCATCTGA
- a CDS encoding transglycosylase domain-containing protein: MSDEPQPKQPPEGWAAPGKPEAGDGGSGEGGNGGQEGKKVKRPKRTGWRRLLPTWRMVLAVFVLGVAVIVGLFFVGYSKVKIPPANALATKQSNVYLYADGTEIARDGTVNRENVSLAQISKDAQHAVLAAEDRDFYTESAIDPKAMLRAGWNTATGKGKQSGSTITQQYVKNYYLAQEQTATRKVKEFFISIKLDREKSKDAILEGYLNTSYFGRNAYGMQAAAKAYYGVDATELTPAQGAYLAALVNAPSEYDIIAHPENKAAAQARWNYVLDGMVTKGWLSQAKRTGMKFPTPKETSGADTGMSGQRGYLVTAIKDYLKDNKIVTSDELEAGGYRITTTLDKAKQDAFVDAVNDKLMAKLDPKERKVDSYVRAGGAAVDPRTGEVLALYGGIDYIKQYTNNATRRDFQVGSTFKPFVFTSAVENDSTTQDNRTITPNTVYDGTNKRPIQGWSGGAYAPENEDYVDYGDINVRTATDKSVNSVYAQMAVDVGPTKVKQTAIALGLPTGTPDLQPYPSIALGTANASVLDMAEAYATLANHGKHGVYTLIGKVTKDGSDVMELPGRKASQVVSRKAADTTTSILRSVVENGTATAAQAADRPAAGKTGTAEEDQAAWFAGYTPDLATVVAVMGQDPETAHHKSLKGVMGLDRINGGGAPTEIWAQFTKTALKGTPVKDFDLEIQSGGEETVSPSSPSSSEDEPTAEETGGGAPSDTGTPGQAQGQTQGQTNGGTTTGGTTGDATGGTTTGGTPTTDGGTTGQTTDGGTTDGGTTDGGTTDGGTTTDGATGDPGNSVGTTAGPQLTGTGWD, translated from the coding sequence ATGAGTGACGAGCCACAGCCGAAGCAGCCGCCCGAGGGCTGGGCAGCACCAGGAAAGCCCGAGGCGGGTGACGGAGGAAGTGGCGAGGGAGGCAACGGCGGCCAGGAGGGCAAGAAGGTGAAGCGGCCCAAGCGCACCGGCTGGCGCCGGCTCCTGCCGACCTGGCGGATGGTGCTCGCCGTGTTCGTCCTCGGCGTCGCGGTGATCGTCGGCCTGTTCTTCGTCGGCTACTCGAAGGTCAAGATCCCGCCGGCCAACGCGCTCGCCACCAAGCAGTCCAACGTCTACCTCTACGCCGACGGCACCGAGATCGCCCGCGACGGCACCGTCAACCGCGAGAACGTCAGCCTCGCGCAGATCTCCAAGGACGCCCAGCACGCCGTCCTCGCCGCCGAGGACCGCGACTTCTACACCGAGTCCGCCATCGACCCCAAGGCGATGCTCCGGGCCGGCTGGAACACCGCGACCGGCAAGGGCAAGCAGTCCGGCTCGACGATCACCCAGCAGTACGTGAAGAACTACTACCTCGCGCAGGAACAGACCGCCACCCGCAAGGTGAAGGAGTTCTTCATCTCGATCAAGCTGGACCGCGAGAAGTCCAAGGACGCCATCCTCGAGGGCTACCTCAACACCAGCTACTTCGGCCGCAACGCCTACGGCATGCAGGCCGCCGCCAAGGCCTACTACGGCGTAGACGCCACCGAGCTCACCCCCGCCCAGGGCGCCTACCTCGCCGCCCTGGTCAACGCGCCCAGCGAGTACGACATCATCGCCCACCCCGAGAACAAGGCCGCCGCCCAGGCGCGCTGGAACTACGTCCTCGACGGCATGGTCACGAAGGGCTGGCTCAGCCAGGCCAAGCGGACCGGCATGAAGTTCCCCACGCCCAAGGAGACCTCCGGCGCCGACACCGGCATGTCCGGTCAGCGCGGCTACCTCGTCACGGCGATCAAGGACTACCTGAAGGACAACAAGATCGTCACCTCCGACGAGCTGGAGGCGGGCGGCTACCGCATCACCACCACCCTGGACAAGGCCAAGCAGGACGCCTTCGTCGACGCCGTCAACGACAAGCTGATGGCCAAGCTCGACCCGAAGGAACGCAAGGTCGACTCCTACGTCCGCGCGGGCGGCGCCGCCGTGGATCCCAGGACCGGCGAGGTCCTCGCCCTGTACGGCGGCATCGACTACATCAAGCAGTACACCAACAACGCCACCCGCCGGGACTTCCAGGTCGGCTCCACCTTCAAGCCGTTCGTGTTCACCTCGGCCGTGGAGAACGACTCCACCACCCAGGACAACCGCACCATCACCCCGAACACGGTCTACGACGGCACCAACAAGCGCCCCATCCAGGGCTGGTCCGGCGGCGCCTACGCCCCCGAGAACGAGGACTACGTCGACTACGGCGACATCAACGTGCGCACCGCCACCGACAAGTCGGTCAACTCGGTGTACGCGCAGATGGCCGTCGACGTCGGCCCGACCAAGGTCAAGCAGACCGCGATCGCCCTCGGCCTGCCGACCGGCACCCCCGACCTCCAGCCCTACCCCTCCATCGCCCTCGGCACGGCCAACGCCAGCGTCCTGGACATGGCCGAGGCGTACGCCACCCTCGCCAACCACGGCAAGCACGGCGTGTACACACTGATCGGCAAGGTCACCAAGGACGGCTCCGACGTCATGGAGCTGCCCGGCCGGAAGGCCTCGCAGGTCGTCAGCCGCAAGGCCGCCGACACCACGACGTCGATCCTGCGCAGCGTCGTCGAGAACGGCACCGCCACCGCCGCCCAGGCCGCCGACCGCCCCGCCGCCGGCAAGACCGGCACCGCCGAGGAGGACCAGGCCGCCTGGTTCGCCGGCTACACCCCCGACCTGGCCACCGTCGTCGCGGTCATGGGCCAGGACCCGGAGACCGCCCACCACAAGTCCCTCAAGGGCGTCATGGGCCTGGACCGCATCAACGGCGGCGGCGCGCCCACCGAGATCTGGGCCCAGTTCACCAAGACGGCCCTGAAGGGCACCCCCGTCAAGGACTTCGACCTCGAGATCCAGTCGGGCGGCGAGGAGACCGTCTCCCCCTCGTCCCCGTCCTCCTCCGAGGACGAGCCCACCGCCGAGGAGACCGGCGGCGGCGCGCCGAGCGACACCGGCACCCCGGGCCAGGCGCAGGGCCAGACCCAGGGCCAGACGAACGGCGGCACCACCACCGGCGGCACGACCGGGGACGCGACCGGCGGGACGACGACGGGCGGCACCCCCACCACCGACGGCGGCACGACGGGCCAGACCACGGACGGCGGCACGACCGACGGCGGCACGACGGACGGGGGAACGACCGACGGCGGCACCACCACCGACGGCGCCACCGGAGACCCGGGCAACTCGGTGGGAACGACAGCGGGCCCCCAACTCACGGGCACGGGCTGGGACTGA
- a CDS encoding ABC transporter permease, with protein sequence MGDSRAMGDSRVLEGLRAYRLISGMWIRSTLAYRLSFVLTAFGGLLVTGLDFVAILLMFSQVDALGGYTLPEVAFLYGLSATAFGIADLVIGSMDRLGRRVRDGTLDTLLVRPAPVLAQIAADRFALRRVARITQGALVLGYALLTMDVAWTPVKVLLLPLTVVSGAGIFGAVFVAGAAFQFAAQDASEAQAAFTYGGQTMLQYPPTVFGQELVRGVTFIFPLAFVNWVPAAYVLGRPYPLGLPAWAAFAPPLVAVACCALAGLAWRAGLRSYRSTGS encoded by the coding sequence ATGGGGGACAGCCGGGCCATGGGGGACAGCCGGGTGCTGGAGGGGCTGCGGGCCTACCGGCTGATCTCCGGGATGTGGATCCGGTCCACGCTGGCCTACCGGCTGTCGTTCGTGCTGACGGCGTTCGGCGGGCTGCTGGTGACCGGGCTGGACTTTGTCGCGATCTTGCTGATGTTCTCGCAGGTGGACGCGCTCGGCGGCTACACGCTGCCGGAGGTCGCCTTCCTCTACGGTCTCTCGGCCACCGCGTTCGGCATCGCGGACCTGGTGATCGGTTCGATGGACCGGCTGGGCCGGCGGGTGCGCGACGGCACGCTCGACACGCTGCTGGTGCGGCCGGCGCCGGTGCTGGCCCAGATCGCCGCGGACCGGTTCGCGCTGCGCCGGGTCGCCCGGATCACCCAGGGGGCGCTGGTGCTGGGGTACGCGCTGCTGACGATGGACGTCGCGTGGACGCCGGTGAAGGTGCTGCTGCTGCCGTTGACGGTGGTCAGCGGTGCGGGGATCTTCGGCGCGGTGTTCGTGGCGGGCGCCGCGTTCCAGTTCGCGGCGCAGGACGCGTCGGAGGCGCAGGCGGCGTTCACGTACGGCGGCCAGACGATGTTGCAGTACCCGCCGACGGTGTTCGGCCAGGAACTGGTGCGCGGGGTGACTTTCATCTTTCCGCTGGCCTTCGTCAACTGGGTGCCCGCCGCCTATGTGTTGGGGCGGCCGTACCCGCTGGGACTGCCCGCGTGGGCGGCGTTCGCGCCGCCGCTGGTGGCGGTGGCGTGCTGTGCGCTGGCGGGGCTGGCGTGGCGGGCGGGGCTCAGGTCGTATCGGAGTACGGGGAGTTGA
- a CDS encoding co-chaperone GroES — MLHDRVLVRQEAGEGERRSGGGILIPATAAVGRRLAWAVVVAVGQNVRTVEPRDRVLYDPEDRAEVEVRGVAYVLMRERDLHAVAADRFEGSEDTTGLYL; from the coding sequence ATGCTGCACGACCGTGTGCTCGTGCGGCAGGAGGCCGGCGAGGGCGAGCGGCGTTCCGGTGGCGGCATCCTCATTCCCGCCACCGCGGCCGTCGGCCGCCGGCTGGCCTGGGCGGTGGTCGTCGCGGTGGGGCAGAACGTACGGACCGTGGAGCCGCGGGACCGGGTGCTGTACGACCCGGAGGACCGCGCGGAGGTCGAGGTGCGGGGCGTCGCGTACGTGCTGATGCGGGAGCGGGATCTGCACGCGGTGGCGGCCGACCGGTTCGAGGGGTCCGAGGACACCACCGGCCTCTACCTGTAG
- the rph gene encoding ribonuclease PH, with amino-acid sequence MSRIDGRTPEQLRPVTIERGWSKHAEGSVLVSFGDTKVFCTASFTEGVPRWRKGSGEGWVTAEYSMLPRATNSRGDRESVRGKIGGRTHEISRLIGRSLRAVIDYKALGENTIVLDCDVLQADGGTRTAAITGAYVALADAITWGQGRKLIKAGRQPLTGTVSAVSVGIVGGVPLLDLCYEEDVRAETDMNVVCTGDGRFVEVQGTAEAEPFARDELNSLLDLAVSGCAELTVVQRTALDTVLEK; translated from the coding sequence ATGTCTCGAATCGACGGCCGCACCCCCGAACAGCTCCGCCCCGTCACCATCGAACGTGGCTGGAGCAAGCACGCCGAGGGCTCCGTCCTCGTCTCCTTCGGCGACACGAAGGTCTTCTGCACCGCCTCCTTCACCGAAGGCGTCCCGCGCTGGCGCAAGGGCAGCGGTGAGGGCTGGGTCACCGCGGAGTACTCCATGCTTCCGCGCGCCACCAACTCCCGCGGCGACCGCGAGTCCGTCCGCGGCAAGATCGGCGGCCGCACCCACGAGATCTCCCGCCTCATCGGCCGCTCCCTGCGCGCGGTCATCGACTACAAGGCGCTGGGCGAGAACACCATCGTCCTCGACTGCGACGTCCTCCAGGCCGACGGCGGCACCCGCACGGCCGCCATCACCGGCGCGTACGTGGCCCTCGCGGACGCGATCACCTGGGGGCAGGGCCGGAAGCTGATCAAGGCCGGCCGCCAGCCGCTCACCGGCACGGTGTCCGCGGTGTCGGTCGGCATCGTGGGCGGAGTCCCGCTCCTGGACCTCTGCTACGAGGAGGACGTCCGCGCCGAGACCGACATGAACGTCGTCTGCACCGGCGACGGCCGCTTCGTCGAGGTCCAAGGCACCGCCGAGGCCGAGCCGTTCGCCCGCGACGAGCTCAACTCCCTGCTGGACCTGGCCGTTTCCGGCTGCGCGGAACTGACTGTCGTGCAGCGCACGGCACTTGATACGGTCCTGGAAAAGTAA
- a CDS encoding SGNH/GDSL hydrolase family protein: MTRHHTGGVGVSPTRHCVLLSAIAALVVALSAAIYAGAGAAADHGPGHRRTGDTLAAAPGTGDAAPVSTGVWVGTWAAAPAGGEPGTETDGMAGRTVRNVVHTSVGGTSARVTLSNLYGTRPLTITHATLAVAVGTGHSAAADPATLRRLTFGGATTVVVPAGGQAVSDATAVPVPPDADVLVSTYSPTSAGPVTFHPRARQTSYVADGESTEDVTGAAFTGTSAYWRYLTALDVLGGEADGTVVALGDSITDGVTSTPGANRRWPDVLAGRLRAIAATSTSTTGGRATPRYGVVNAGISGNRLLVDDPLRGPAGLDRFERDVLDRPNVKAVVIDLGINDILRGRRLADPQAVVDGLRGLTDRAHAHGVKVVGATLTPFRGHRGYTGAREAVRQRVNAAIRAGGVYDTVVDFDKALRDPYDPRGLRAEYDSGDHLHPSDRGYRKMAGTVDLTELKGLEVLERREEPEGSARAVL; this comes from the coding sequence ATGACCAGGCATCACACCGGGGGTGTGGGGGTGTCCCCCACACGGCACTGCGTGCTGCTGTCCGCGATCGCCGCCCTGGTCGTGGCCCTGTCCGCCGCCATATACGCCGGAGCCGGAGCCGCCGCCGACCACGGCCCCGGCCACCGCCGCACCGGGGACACCCTCGCCGCGGCCCCCGGCACCGGTGACGCCGCCCCCGTCTCGACCGGCGTCTGGGTCGGCACCTGGGCCGCCGCCCCGGCCGGCGGGGAACCCGGCACCGAGACCGACGGCATGGCCGGCCGCACGGTCCGCAACGTCGTGCACACCAGCGTCGGCGGCACGAGCGCCCGCGTCACGCTCTCCAACCTCTACGGCACCCGCCCCCTCACCATCACCCACGCCACCCTCGCCGTCGCCGTCGGCACCGGCCACAGCGCGGCCGCCGACCCCGCCACCCTGCGCCGGCTCACCTTCGGCGGCGCCACGACCGTCGTCGTCCCGGCCGGCGGACAGGCCGTCAGCGACGCCACCGCCGTCCCCGTCCCGCCCGACGCCGACGTCCTGGTCAGCACCTACTCCCCCACCTCCGCAGGCCCGGTCACCTTCCACCCGCGCGCCCGGCAGACCAGCTACGTCGCCGACGGCGAGTCCACCGAGGACGTCACCGGCGCCGCGTTCACCGGGACCAGCGCGTACTGGCGCTACCTGACCGCGCTGGACGTGCTCGGCGGCGAGGCCGACGGCACCGTCGTCGCCCTCGGCGACTCCATCACCGACGGCGTCACCTCCACCCCGGGCGCCAACCGCCGCTGGCCCGACGTCCTCGCCGGCCGGCTGCGGGCCATCGCCGCCACCTCCACCTCCACCACCGGCGGCCGGGCCACGCCCCGCTACGGCGTCGTCAACGCGGGCATCAGCGGCAACCGGCTCCTCGTCGACGACCCGCTGCGCGGCCCGGCCGGCCTCGACCGCTTCGAACGGGACGTCCTCGACCGGCCGAACGTGAAGGCCGTCGTCATCGACCTCGGCATCAACGACATCCTGCGCGGCCGGCGGCTCGCCGACCCGCAGGCCGTGGTGGACGGCCTGCGCGGCCTCACCGACCGCGCCCACGCCCACGGCGTCAAGGTCGTCGGCGCCACCCTCACCCCGTTCCGCGGCCACCGCGGCTACACCGGCGCCCGCGAGGCCGTACGGCAGCGCGTCAACGCGGCGATCCGGGCGGGCGGGGTGTACGACACGGTCGTCGACTTCGACAAGGCGCTGCGCGACCCGTACGACCCGCGCGGCCTGCGCGCCGAGTACGACTCGGGCGACCATCTGCACCCCAGCGACCGGGGCTACCGGAAGATGGCCGGGACGGTCGACCTGACGGAGCTGAAGGGCCTGGAGGTCTTGGAGCGCCGGGAGGAGCCGGAGGGGTCGGCGCGCGCCGTGCTGTAG
- a CDS encoding DUF3618 domain-containing protein translates to MAETSDTRTPAQIEADIRARREVLAETLDEIGVRVHPKTIVGDARAKVVANVDHTLGKAYVQANRVVSEVKAQFVDEDGAPRLERVVPVALVVVGVVGLLVLGGRRRKG, encoded by the coding sequence GTGGCGGAGACGTCGGACACCAGAACCCCGGCGCAGATCGAGGCGGACATCAGGGCCCGCCGCGAGGTGCTGGCGGAGACGCTGGACGAGATCGGGGTGCGGGTGCACCCGAAGACCATCGTCGGGGACGCCAGGGCCAAGGTCGTCGCCAACGTCGATCACACCCTCGGGAAGGCCTACGTCCAGGCCAACCGGGTGGTGAGCGAGGTGAAGGCCCAGTTCGTCGATGAAGACGGTGCGCCTCGACTCGAGCGGGTCGTGCCGGTCGCGCTCGTCGTCGTCGGGGTCGTGGGGCTGCTCGTCCTCGGCGGACGGCGGCGCAAGGGCTGA
- a CDS encoding PTS glucose/sucrose transporter subunit IIB: MATKAEKIVAGLGGLDNIEEIEGCITRLRTEVVNASLVDEAALKAAGAHGVVKMGTAIQVVIGTDADPIAAEIEDMM; this comes from the coding sequence ATGGCCACCAAGGCTGAGAAGATCGTCGCCGGGCTCGGCGGCCTCGACAACATCGAAGAGATCGAAGGCTGCATCACCCGGCTGCGCACCGAGGTCGTCAACGCCTCGCTGGTCGACGAAGCCGCCCTGAAGGCCGCCGGCGCCCACGGCGTCGTCAAGATGGGCACCGCGATCCAGGTCGTCATCGGCACCGACGCCGACCCGATCGCCGCGGAGATCGAGGACATGATGTGA
- a CDS encoding ABC transporter ATP-binding protein yields MGYDMGFIELDRVEKVFDVRRKTGFLKRETRQVRAVDSISFTVARGEMVGYIGPNGAGKSTTIKMLTGILTPSGGRVRVAGIDPSRERTRLAHRMGVVFGQRTTLWWDLPLIDSYRLMHRMYRIPDGRYRENLDRLVELLDLSALLDVPVRQLSLGQRMRGDIAAALLHDPEVLYLDEPTIGLDVVSKSRVREFLRELNTERGTTVLLTTHDLQDIEQLCSRVMVIDHGRLVYDGALAGLHEAGESERTLVVDLARELPPVEVGESARVVKVDGPRQWLAFPASESAAPLVARIAAEYPLVDLSVREPDIEAVIAKMLYSMGDAPKPPPDREAGREADREADREAGREADREVGREPVVPGAGTS; encoded by the coding sequence ATGGGATACGACATGGGGTTCATCGAGCTGGACCGCGTCGAGAAGGTCTTCGACGTGCGCCGGAAGACCGGCTTCCTGAAGCGGGAGACGCGGCAGGTGCGGGCGGTCGACTCGATCTCCTTCACCGTGGCGCGCGGCGAGATGGTCGGCTACATCGGGCCGAACGGCGCCGGGAAGTCGACGACGATCAAGATGCTGACGGGGATCCTGACCCCGAGCGGCGGCCGGGTGCGGGTCGCGGGCATCGACCCGTCCCGCGAGCGGACGCGTCTGGCGCACCGTATGGGGGTCGTGTTCGGTCAGCGGACGACCCTCTGGTGGGACCTCCCGCTCATCGACTCCTACCGGCTGATGCACCGCATGTACCGCATCCCGGACGGCCGTTACCGCGAGAACCTCGACCGGCTGGTCGAACTCCTCGATCTGTCCGCCCTGTTGGACGTCCCCGTACGCCAACTGTCGCTCGGCCAGCGGATGCGCGGCGACATCGCGGCGGCGCTGCTGCACGATCCCGAGGTGCTCTACCTCGACGAGCCGACGATCGGCCTGGACGTGGTCTCCAAGTCGCGGGTGCGGGAGTTCCTGCGGGAGCTGAACACCGAGCGCGGCACGACGGTGCTGCTCACCACGCACGACCTCCAGGACATCGAGCAGTTGTGTTCCCGGGTGATGGTCATCGACCACGGCCGTCTGGTCTACGACGGTGCGCTGGCCGGGCTGCACGAGGCGGGGGAGAGCGAGCGGACCCTGGTGGTGGACCTTGCGCGGGAGCTGCCGCCGGTCGAAGTGGGGGAGTCGGCGCGGGTGGTGAAGGTGGACGGTCCGCGCCAGTGGCTGGCGTTCCCGGCGTCGGAGTCGGCGGCTCCGCTCGTCGCGCGGATCGCGGCGGAGTATCCGCTGGTCGACCTGTCGGTGCGGGAGCCGGACATCGAGGCCGTCATCGCCAAGATGCTGTACTCGATGGGCGACGCCCCCAAACCCCCGCCGGATCGGGAGGCCGGGCGGGAAGCCGATAGGGAGGCAGATCGGGAGGCGGGGCGTGAGGCCGATCGGGAGGTCGGGCGGGAGCCCGTAGTGCCCGGGGCCGGGACCTCGTAG